The Saccharomycodes ludwigii strain NBRC 1722 chromosome II, whole genome shotgun sequence genome window below encodes:
- a CDS encoding uncharacterized protein (similar to Saccharomyces cerevisiae YGR109W-B | retrotransposon genes), whose amino-acid sequence MRSITQDVVIRMPGEDIPEETKEGRIPIERITSKRSFTMFVEETSCVSTVAPQSMQELIALVMRGLPIKKHKTSKRCGITKRVTTAAPHHDTTIHQKDVPTSAALTNMTTAAKHSVETSLQKDTYLGNVASPIDDVVKNDDFMYSNIPCVTENHKTGDIEERRDLEDLPLVFLVQEEPLVGKKLVINCEIKRKKVQALCDTGSPTSFVDAKLVEKLGLKEKPCNTFTFKGAVSETTETCVSFVKVPMKINDKRIMISAYVVKKFRYELLIGNPVIKLHSDVFKELIDVKNEDMYLVDMITDDKEKQIEQDAEFLCRICPIDIRNEKENELDGFEKLPEGLRKRFQTHVTNELPGNPGPENFEYNIVLKEGFNPPELYPYRLTPKMEQECRKILEDLIKKGFVSESNAACGAPIILVRKKDQTWRLVVDYRELNKGIVNESFPIPSITELFAKVGDAKVFTTLDLHSGYHQLRLNEKSKDLTSFTTPFGHFRYEVLPFGIKTAPKNFSRFMSKLLDGIENVYVYLDDILIATRDKTEHYKILEKVLEKLKSNNLYCKRSKCHFVKDKVNYLGHVLTAEGLSVDENKISAIKKLTMPSTIKGMQTFLGLANYYRKFISKFSELSQPLYDFASKKAKLGEKQRIAFEKLKEALTSTQVLVPFVEGDHYELTSDASLHHVGGVLERYENGKLKGVIGYFSKHLSETQSRYPVGEIELLGIILNLKHFRYYLHGRKFTINTDHSSLLSFRNKTEPHLRLARWLDYLGEYTFELRYIKGTKNVVADCLSRPEEILPIVELDNINPKDWFEDLLKDPWSAAILVTLDSKFREKVKCKDKRQYETLLLKFGRSKLIKERYSYEDKTLLYEKRICVPNNRRRELLHAFHDSMLQGGHFGVAATTEKIADKFYFPKLHKYVERYIRHCLNCQLNKKTANTTQGRLKPLPVASGRWQDLSIDFITGLPPSRRHNDMIMVVVDRFSKRSHWIAMRKTANSKDILEYLYRYIFAMHGFPRTIVSDRDIRFTASVYEELTKRLGIKLLFSSSNHPQTDGQTEAVNKIVNRLLRTFCSQDQDYWDVYLPHMEFCYNSTPVTSTGISPFQADIGYTPNTPLLDTTNELDTRNFNATKMTKHLKALSLRINDSLQLRQEQMEETTNAKRKEIDFHIGEYALLHRDAYFTGGRYLKVQSIYLGPFKIVKVGTNVVELDLPSSFKKHRTINIKWIKHFYNDPEKYPKQLPRTKEERIHRITEITAIIGYETTTGNYYCKMLDVNPELTATYEKEEINLLPSSRLNSLLANYKQLLTETSN is encoded by the coding sequence ATGCGATCGATAACACAAGACGTGGTTATTCGAATGCCGGGAGAAGATATACCGGAAGAGACAAAGGAGGGAAGAATTCCTATAGAAAGGATAACTTCCAAGAGAAGTTTTACAATGTTTGTAGAAGAAACAAGTTGTGTTTCAACTGTGGCTCCCCAGAGCATGCAAGAGCTAATTGCCCTGGTAATGCGAGGCCTTCCTATTAAGAAACACAAGACAAGTAAACGATGTGGTATAACTAAGAGAGTTACTACCGCAGCCCCACACCATGATACTACTATACATCAAAAAGATGTTCCTACTTCCGCTGCACTTACTAATATGACTACTGCAGCTAAACATTCTGTCGAGACTTCACTTCAAAAGGATACCTATTTGGGTAACGTTGCTTCTCCTATTGATGATGTTGTAAAGAATGATGATTTTATGTATTCCAATATACCTTGCGTGACAGAAAATCACAAGACGGGTGATATTGAGGAGAGGAGAGATTTGGAAGATCTTCCTCTAGTGTTCTTAGTTCAAGAAGAACCATTAGTTggtaaaaaattggttatCAATTGTGagattaaaagaaaaaaggtaCAAGCTTTGTGCGATACAGGTAGTCCTACTTCGTTTGTAGATGCGAAGCTAGTTGAAAAGTTAGGGTTAAAAGAGAAACCTTGTAATACATTTACGTTTAAAGGTGCGGTAAGTGAAACAACAGAAACCTGTGTATCGTTTGTCAAAGTACCAATGAAAATTAACGATAAGAGAATAATGATTTCTGCTTATGTGGTTAAGAAATTCCGATATGAGTTATTGATCGGTAACCCAGTTATAAAGTTACACAGTGACGTGTTTAAAGAACTGATTGATGTCAAAAACGAAGATATGTATTTGGTAGATATGATAACTGATGACAAAGAGAAACAAATAGAACAAGACGCCGAGTTCTTGTGTAGAATATGCCCTATTGACATAAggaatgaaaaagaaaacgaGTTGGATGGATTTGAGAAGTTACCAGAAGGTCTAAGGAAAAGATTTCAGACCCATGTTACTAATGAACTTCCAGGAAATCCAGGCCCAGAAAATTTTGAGTATAATATTGTATTGAAAGAAGGTTTTAATCCACCAGAATTATACCCGTACAGGTTAACGCCCAAGATGGAGCAAGAATGTAGAAAGATTCTAGAGGACCTCATCAAGAAAGGATTTGTGTCAGAATCTAATGCTGCCTGCGGAGCGCCTATTATATTAGTACGTAAAAAGGATCAAACATGGAGATTAGTTGTTGACTATAGAGAATTGAATAAAGGTATTGTAAATGAAAGTTTCCCAATTCCTTCGATCACTGAACTATTCGCGAAAGTTGGTGATGCAAAGGTATTTACAACTCTAGATTTACACTCAGGATACCATCAATTAAGGTTGAACGAGAAATCAAAGGACTTAACGTCGTTCACTACACCCTTTGGTCATTTTAGATATGAAGTATTACCGTTTGGTATTAAAACGGCCCCAAAGAATTTTAGTAGATTTATGAGTAAATTATTAGATGGAATCGAGAATGTATACGTCTATTTAGATGATATATTGATTGCCACAAGAGACAAAACTGAACACTACAAAATACTAGAGAAAGTATTAGAGAAACTTAAGAGTAATAATTTGTACTGTAAAAGGTCAAAATGTCATTTTGTAAAAGACAAAGTAAATTATTTAGGTCATGTTTTAACTGCTGAAGGTTTAAGtgttgatgaaaataagaTTAGTGCTATTAAAAAGCTAACTATGCCAAGCACTATAAAAGGTATGCAAACGTTCTTAGGATTAGCGAACTATTATAGGAAATTCATAAGCAAATTTAGTGAATTATCACAACCGTTATATGATTTTGCATCCAAGAAAGCAAAATTAGGAGAAAAGCAAAGAATTGCGTTTGAGAAACTAAAAGAAGCATTAACGTCAACTCAAGTATTAGTGCCATTTGTGGAAGGAGACCATTATGAATTAACATCTGATGCTAGTTTACATCATGTTGGAGGTGTGTTAGAAAGATATGAGAATGGAAAGTTAAAAGGTGTAATTGGATACTTCTCAAAACATTTAAGTGAAACACAATCTAGATATCCAGTTGGAGAAATAGAACTATTAGGTATCATATTGAATCTTAAACATTTCAGATACTATTTGCATGGTAGAAAGTTTACGATTAATACTGATCACTCTTCGTTGCTATCGTTTAGAAATAAGACAGAGCCCCATCTAAGATTAGCACGATGGTTAGATTATTTAGGAGAATATACGTTTGAATTACGATATATCAAAGGAACAAAAAACGTAGTTGCTGATTGCCTATCTCGCCCAGAAGAAATATTACCAATTGTAGAACTAGACAATATAAATCCTAAAGATTGGTTtgaagatttattaaaagaccCATGGTCTGCTGCAATCTTAGTTACCCTAGATTCAAAGTTTAGAGAAAAGGTAAAGTGTAAAGACAAAAGACAATATGAAACGTTGTTACTGAAATTTGGTAGATCAAAGTTGATTAAAGAACGCTACTCTTATGAAGATAAAACTCTTTTATATGAAAAACGTATTTGTGTGCCAAATAACAGAAGAAGAGAATTATTACATGCTTTCCATGATTCAATGTTACAAGGAGGACACTTTGGTGTCGCTGCCACCACGGAAAAAATTGCagataaattttatttcccGAAATTACATAAGTATGTGGAACGATATATTAGACACTGTTTGAATTGCCAATTGAACAAGAAGACTGCCAATACTACTCAAGGCAGGTTAAAACCACTACCCGTTGCCTCAGGTCGTTGGCAAGATTTGtctattgattttattacGGGACTCCCACCGTCACGACGACATAATGATATGATTATGGTAGTTGTCGATCGATTTTCGAAAAGATCACATTGGATTGCGATGAGGAAAACAGCAAACTCTAAAGATATACTTGAATATTTATACCGATATATCTTTGCAATGCACGGTTTCCCACGAACGATTGTATCTGATAGAGATATCCGTTTTACTGCTTCCGTATATGAAGAGTTAACGAAACGATTAggaattaaattattgttcAGTTCAAGTAATCACCCACAAACAGATGGACAAACTGAAGCTGTGAATAAGATAGTAAACCGTCTATTAAGAACATTTTGTAGTCAAGATCAGGATTACTGGGATGTATATTTACCCCATATGGaattttgttataattCAACTCCGGTTACGAGTACTGGTATTTCACCATTTCAAGCTGATATTGGTTATACACCAAATACACCGTTGTTAGATACAACTAATGAACTAGATACAAGAAACTTTAATGCTACAAAAATGACTAAACATTTGAAAGCTTTATCATTACGTATTAATGATTCATTACAGTTAAGACAGGAACAAATGGAAGAAACTACAAATgctaaaagaaaagaaattgattTTCACATTGGAGAATATGCTTTATTGCATAGAGATGCTTATTTTACAGGGGGAAGATATTTGAAAGTAcaatcaatttatttaggTCCATTTAAGATCGTCAAAGTAGGTACAAATGTTGTAGAATTAGACTTACCatcaagttttaaaaaacacCGTACTATCAATATAAAATGgattaaacatttttacaATGACCCAGAAAAATACCCAAAACAATTACCAAGAacgaaagaagaaagaatacACAGAATCACAGAAATTACAGCCATCATAGGTTATGAAACAACAACAggaaattattattgtaagATGTTAGATGTCAATCCCGAACTAACTGCCACTTAcgaaaaagaggaaatcAACTTATTACCCAGTTCTCGCTTGAACTCTTTATTAGCAAACTATAAACAATTGCTAACCGAGACTTCAAATTAA
- the CCM1 gene encoding Ccm1p (similar to Saccharomyces cerevisiae YGR150C | CCM1 | COB and COX1 mRNA maturation), protein MGNGIIDSDLKSLIKTENSKELQFKIKQLQEFTKNLKAQLKVSEAKKKFETVERENINELKWKVTSQNKTTTSALANSRDTSRSSANITSLITSENNIFQENNNLLPAALKEIIGNDTLIFQCLANSRNRNWNPIVEKLSESSEKLSMMSVNDLRFQFIPYIRNLSFENIERLDNMLMERCRSHKAGHDAEVTRFPMAFFECIFKNLLDSATTASNTKENYEYVLQFFDKLLGRYDKSLETYGADGLLKKFKLNNVIMGHCITYIARMGALAEYNVMNKYLAKFSQYGIQPNRNNYTTLIKFSIDKKNYAQAWDFFDTMKFLSVKEHAPDEKTYYSMLLICNEEANYAKAIDLYNELKDLYDNAKSSKTNKVFPFHIDSSSKDLQPSIKTLSLMALILAKSSRDNIISEGKSGSLRLLGWKYIHEICDRKDVQVAEAPSTTLSRYDKDSGDTLNNLDSFYVLKAMMALASYDGDVGLARALYFKYVSKIKITGSTKINLDPSMFNLLMHSYSRCRFDHIPVLLGYEEGSKLRSQILSNVDYTGRTLEEANSKVILPPFLPKAEILTKEEILMESRALWQFHVERMYENSDTIQIDYEKDIEACKKISTDFESFKFNMFALITNWKKLSHVDDNLLNTKNLCTFLNTAISMDDLREYLLRLRTFSYEEPQLDVMLKREWDNYSQNIIPSFTGKSTDSTFVNTENIKQHNRYDMFSMRYRILQQSEIYLLSMKAAVHFKNLDLGKDIWKKRGGYRKTWAFKNDPNWKKNDEIFAVSVVSFFTELGYLTDAMSVIMSSKKYINWSYPMVKKLHQALLEIEDVHSIEILLDITNNKKDLYEQKLQEIGKSLEKLKL, encoded by the coding sequence ATGGGCAATGGTATAATTGATTCAGATTTGAAGTCTTTAATTAAAACGGAAAATTCTAAGGAATTACAGTTCAAAATTAAGCAACTCCAAGAATTTACCAAGAATTTGAAAGCACAATTAAAGGTTTCGGAAgctaaaaagaaatttgaaACAGTGGAACgggaaaatattaatgaatTAAAATGGAAAGTAACCAgccaaaataaaaccacAACTTCCGCACTAGCAAATAGTAGGGATACAAGTAGATCCTCGGCCAATATAACCAGTTTAATCACATCTGAAAATAACATATttcaagaaaataataacctTTTACCGGCAGCTCTAAAGGAAATTATTGGTAATGACACTCTGATTTTCCAGTGTTTAGCTAATTCAAGAAATAGAAATTGGAACCCTATAGTTGAGAAACTATCGGAATCTAGTGAAAAACTGTCTATGATGTCTGTCAATGATCTTCGATTTCAGTTCATTCCGTACATACGAAATTTATCGTTTGAAAACATTGAAAGATTGGACAACATGTTAATGGAGAGATGCCGGTCCCACAAGGCTGGTCATGACGCAGAAGTTACAAGATTTCCTATGGCCTTTTTTGAATgtatctttaaaaatttacttGACTCGGCAACAACTGCGTCGAATACCAAAGAAAACTATGAATATGTTCTACAATTTTTCGACAAATTGCTTGGACGATATGATAAATCACTAGAAACCTATGGAGCCGATGGTTTATTAAAGAAGTTCAAACTTAATAATGTTATCATGGGTCATTGTATAACTTATATCGCCAGAATGGGGGCATTAGCAGAATATAACgtaatgaataaatatttggcCAAATTTTCCCAATATGGCATCCAAccaaatagaaataattaCACCAcgttaattaaattttccattgataaaaaaaattatgcaCAGGCTTGGGATTTCTTTGATACTATGAAGTTCTTAAGTGTTAAGGAGCACGCGCCTGATGAAAAAACATATTATAGCATGTTATTGATCTGCAATGAAGAAGCAAACTACGCAAAGGCTATTGATCTATACaatgaattaaaagatttgtATGATAATGCAAAAAGCTCAAAAACGAACAAAGTTTTCCCATTCCACATTGATTCATCCAGTAAAGATTTGCAGCcttcaataaaaacattgtCTTTGATGGCACTGATTTTGGCTAAAAGTAGCAGAGATAACATCATATCAGAGGGTAAGAGTGGATCTTTGCGACTATTAGGCTggaaatatatacatgAAATATGTGACAGAAAGGATGTACAAGTTGCAGAAGCACCATCTACAACTTTATCGCGGTATGATAAAGATAGTGGCGATACCCTTAACAATTTGGATTCTTTTTACGTTTTAAAGGCCATGATGGCATTAGCCTCCTATGATGGCGACGTTGGTCTAGCAAGAGCGTTGTATTTTAAGTATGTtagtaaaattaaaataacagGATCAACAAAAATCAATTTGGATCCTTCAATGTTTAATTTACTAATGCACTCGTATTCTAGGTGTAGATTCGATCATATTCCGGTGTTGCTGGGCTACGAGGAGGGTTCCAAACTAAGATCGCAGATATTATCTAATGTTGACTACACCGGAAGAACGCTAGAAGAAGCAAATTCTAAAGTCATACTTCCACCATTTCTACCTAAAGCAGAAATTTTGACCAAGGAAGAAATTCTAATGGAATCAAGAGCACTTTGGCAGTTCCATGTCGAAAGAATGTATGAAAATTCCGATACTATCCAAATCGATTATGAAAAAGACATCGAAGCATGTAAGAAGATCAGTACAGATTTCgaaagttttaaatttaatatgtTTGCGTTGATTACAAactggaaaaaattatcacaCGTTGATGACAATTTATTGAACACGAAAAATTTGTGTACATTTTTAAACACGGCTATTTCCATGGATGATCTAAGAGAATATCTTCTAAGATTAAGAACGTTTTCATACGAAGAGCCTCAGTTGGATGTCATGCTAAAAAGGGAGTGGGACAATTATTCACAAAATATCATACCATCATTTACTGGAAAATCTACAGACTCTACGTTTGTCAACacagaaaatataaaacaacatAATAGATATGATATGTTTTCAATGAGATATCGTATACTGCAGCAATCTGAAATCTATTTGTTGTCAATGAAAGCTGCTGTAcactttaaaaatttggattTGGGTAAGGATatatggaaaaaaagaggaggATACAGAAAAACTTGGGCATTCAAAAATGATCCAAACTGGAAGAAAAACGATGAAATATTTGCCGTTAGCGTCGTTTCATTTTTCACAGAATTGGGCTATTTAACCGACGCAATGAGTGTTATCATGTCttctaaaaaatatataaactgGTCCTACCCAAtggttaaaaaattacaccAAGCTTTATTGGAGATAGAGGATGTTCATAGCATTGAAATTTTACTAGatattacaaataataaaaaggacTTGTATGAACAGAAATTACAGGAAATTGGCAAAAGTTTGGAAAAGCTAAAACTTTAG
- the CGR1 gene encoding Cgr1p (similar to Saccharomyces cerevisiae YGL029W | CGR1 | Coiled-coil Growth-Regulated) produces MTNGITTTNIKQKPVDAKQKPKENTTLKVNNLDKIKGIPKSGRTWKVSKKPLNPHSQVVKNKKLTSWELKKQQRSEDQQFKTKLKELKDEKENARITKIESLKHRRQIKEEKERYEMLAAKMHAKKVERLRRREKRNKALKER; encoded by the coding sequence ATGACTAACGGTATTACGACTActaatataaaacaaaagccTGTTGATGCTAAACAAAaaccaaaagaaaatacaaCATTGAAGGTAAATAATCTTGATAAGATAAAAGGTATCCCAAAGAGTGGTAGGACATGGAAGGTTTCCAAAAAACCATTAAATCCACATAGCCAAGTtgtaaagaataaaaagttaACTTCATGGGAATTGAAGAAACAACAAAGATCAGAAGATCAACAGTTTAAGacaaaattaaaggaaTTAAAGgatgaaaaggaaaatgcTCGCATAACTAAGATTGAAAGTTTGAAGCACAGAAGACAAAttaaggaagaaaaagaaaggtaCGAAATGCTAGCTGCTAAAATGCATGCTAAAAAGGTAGAAAGATTAAGAAGGAGAGAAAAGAGAAACAAAGCTTTAAAAGAACGTTGA
- the GPC1 gene encoding glycerophosphocholine acyltransferase (similar to Saccharomyces cerevisiae YGR149W | GlyceroPhosphoCholine acyltransferase), which yields MKKKRQELMHEQSTAERSFTNIFGLLDLLDPQAPEEFKKRYLAIQEAKQKISDTLREKKQDLKLDELKIKVLDKLNKLDDKLSDVFFKRPGKFEKFFYPFTLLNIFTIGFLMGHKPEIFHIYYTILFFLLIPIRAYTYYKTNNHYFLADLCYYVNGMCLLFIWAFPNNISLYLSTFALTFGTLSWAVITWKNSLVTHSVDKVTSCFIHIMPPLTIHVITHVLDDTDFQRERFPAVYLSKANITNNGGWPLKTNIFYTSLYYLLWQCSYHYFITIRQSTKIQSGERMTSFEYLTKHTFKNTPILSTLLDLPDPYPMLLYILFQYLYQLITMSLCGIWFADSHAASIFLLSIFLVASYNGATYYIDYYGDQGLRKEIKKLQLEIRNIQGSDIEEDEAVR from the coding sequence atgaagaaaaaaagacaagaaCTGATGCACGAACAATCCACAGCAGAACGTAGTTTTACCAATATATTTGGGCTTTTGGATTTATTAGATCCTCAGGCCCCGGaggaatttaaaaaaagatacttGGCAATCCAAGAAGCTAAGCAAAAAATAAGTGATACTTtgagggaaaaaaaacaggaTCTTAAACTagatgaattaaaaattaaagttttagacaaattaaacaaactggatgataaattatcagatgtttttttcaaaagacctggaaaatttgaaaaattctTTTACCCATTTACCctgttaaatatttttactattgGGTTTCTAATGGGTCATAAACCGGAGATAttccatatatattatactattttattctttctaTTAATACCGATAAGGGCATATACATATTACAAGACCaataatcattattttttagcAGATTTATGTTATTATGTGAACGGCATGtgtcttttatttatctgGGCGTTTCCAAACAATATCAGCCTATATTTGTCAACTTTTGCCTTAACTTTTGGTACCTTAAGTTGGGCTGTAATTACATGGAAAAATTCTTTGGTTACACATTCTGTCGATAAAGTTACTTCATGCTTTATTCATATTATGCCTCCCTTAACAATCCATGTAATAACGCATGTTCTAGATGATACCGATTTTCAAAGGGAACGATTCCCCGCTGTCTATTTGTCAAAGGCAAATATCACCAATAACGGTGGTTGGCCCCTCAaaaccaatattttttatacctcgctatattatttattgtggCAATGCTCCTATCACTATTTTATAACGATTAGACAATCCACTAAAATTCAATCTGGAGAAAGAATGACTagttttgaatatttaacAAAACATACCTTTAAAAATACTCCTATTTTGTCCACTTTATTAGACTTACCGGACCCATATCCAATgctattatatattttatttcaatacCTTTATCAATTGATCACTATGTCCTTGTGCGGTATTTGGTTTGCTGATAGTCATGCAGCTTCAATATTCTTACTgagtatttttttggttgcTTCTTATAATGGGGCCACTTATTATATTGATTATTACGGCGATCAAGGTTTAAGGAAAgagataaaaaaactacAGTTAGAAATAAGAAACATCCAGGGCTCGGATATCGAAGAAGATGAAGCGGTACGGTGA